AAACAGTATTAATGCTATTGAAAAGCTTGAGAATCACTTAGGTGTGAGATTTACACTTCAATATCGTGAATTTCTCTCGAAATATAATGGAGGCTACCCTGAACCTGATGGTTTCCTTTTTAAGAACAGAATTGACGGCTCTAGTGTAGATCGTTTCTTAGGGATTAATGTAGGAGAACATAATAACTTAGAAGATTATTTTTTTACTTATAAAAACCGTATCTCTAAAAAGTTATTTCCAATTGCACATGATCCTGGCGGTAATTTGATCCTGATTGGTTTATCTGGTGAAGAGTTGGATAAGATTTATTTTTGGGATCATGAAGAGGAAGCGGATGGTTGGAATCCAGATATGACAAATGTTTATCTTATTGCTGATAACTTGGAAGAGTTTTTAAGTGGATTGTACGAAATTGATATTTAAAGCCATGAATTCAAGCTTCAAGCGCACTAGAAGTTGATCATTAAGCTTATAAGTTTTGTTTAGTAGATCTATTTCCAGGTCACAGAAGTCATTTTACGGTGACCGGAATAATCTGAAGGAGTTGATAAATTAAGGTACTGAACTTTCCTAAAATTTGTGCAATGTGCAACAGAATCATTACTTGAATATCTGCTTATATCTAAATAGCCTGGTCGCTGGTTTTTTATTCCTGTAATTTTTAACAGGAATAACATTAGCACTCAAAGTAATAGTTTGTTCCCTGGGTTTGGCTATGGGCCACATGGCTTGTTGTGCGTAGCTGAGTTCTTTCTGTTTTGCGGTCTGTAAGTTTTTTTGTGCTTGGATGTCGTTCAGAGATTTTTTAGCGTGAATAAACCATGAGAATAAAACCATGCCTCGCCTCCTATGTCATCAAGAATAAGTTCCCTCTCGTTAAATGTTGTTATTAGGTATAGTTGATGATGCCTGAAAGGGGTAATGGATTTTTTGACAATTATCCGCGTAAAGGTAAATTACCAGAAAAATCTGGGGTATAATGGCAATAATTTTTTTATTAAATTTTCGTGATACATGTCCTGTTTTGATCCGCTGACGTTCCGTCGGCAGTTTCCGCTTTTGCAGAAAAACATTAATGAAAACCCGCTCATCTATTTCGACAATGGTGCTACCACGCAAAAGCCGCAGTCTGTGCTGGAGGCTTACCAGGCCTATTATTCAGCCGCTAATGCCAATGTTCACCGGGCTTCGCACGTATTAAGCGCCCGGGCAACCCAGGCTTTTGAAGATGCCAGGGAGGCGGTTAAAAGCTTTATTAATGCCGCCAGCCTGAAAGAAATCATCTGGACCAAAGGCACTACTGAGAGCATTAACCTGATTGCCCAAAGTTGGGGAGGCAGCCAGTTAAGGGCAGGGGATGAAATTGTGCTTAGTTACAGCGAG
This genomic window from Thalassomonas viridans contains:
- a CDS encoding SMI1/KNR4 family protein is translated as MTPKVHDSIGSNSINAIEKLENHLGVRFTLQYREFLSKYNGGYPEPDGFLFKNRIDGSSVDRFLGINVGEHNNLEDYFFTYKNRISKKLFPIAHDPGGNLILIGLSGEELDKIYFWDHEEEADGWNPDMTNVYLIADNLEEFLSGLYEIDI